Below is a window of Desulfolucanica intricata DNA.
TAATAGTTTTTTATTTTACCGATTTTAATACTTAATAATACTAATTCTTTTAATATATCTCTAAACTGTTTACCACGATGCAAAAAACCTTTTAAATCTCTACCGGTTTCGGCATGTGTCATTTGTACCGGAACCTCTTTTACCCGGAATCCCATTCGAGCTGTTTTTATTGTTAGACTGATTTCAACACCATATCCTGAGGCAAAAGGCAATATTTTATTAAAAACATTTTTAGTCATTGCGCGTTGACCTGATAAAGGAGACTGCATATCCATGCCTGTATAAACTTTGATCCCTCTTCGTGCCAAACCTTTTACCAGACCAAATCCGCCTTTAATTTTAGCTCGTGGAAATTGTGCTATGGTCATATCTACCCGGTCTTCTAAAATCGGTAAAATTAGTTTTCTAGCCTCGCTTGCACTTTTACCTAAATCTGCATCCAGCAGTACTATAATATCATCTGTATTAACATATTTTGCCCCTAAATTTAAAGCTCCTCCCTTACCTAAATTATTCGAAGATGTAATTACAGTTGCTCCTACGCTGCGAGCTAACTCAACTGTTTGATCTTCCGAACCGTCATCTACAATTATTATCTTATTAACTTCCGGTATAGATCTGACGGCCAATATAGTTGATTTTATATATTTCTCCTCATTATAAGCCGGTATTAAAACAGATACTTTTTTATTTGATTCCATTTTGAGCAACTCCTAAGGGAGGCAATAGATCTTGAGCAGTGTCTTTTATTCCATAATGTCCGGGATTTCCCTGCATAGCTAAGATTAAAGCCATTTGTCCGGGAACCGTGTCTATATTGTCAACTGTACTAATTTGTTTTTTCTGATAGTCTTTCATATAAGAAATTTCAACTTCAGATGTTTCTACACCATAAACATTAATATTACTTTCTTTAAAATAATCAATTAAAGGCAAATCAATATCAGCTAATTTAACCATATGCTCGTCCCTGCTGCCACCAATTATTACTATTGCATTTATTGGTT
It encodes the following:
- a CDS encoding glycosyltransferase family 2 protein, which produces MESNKKVSVLIPAYNEEKYIKSTILAVRSIPEVNKIIIVDDGSEDQTVELARSVGATVITSSNNLGKGGALNLGAKYVNTDDIIVLLDADLGKSASEARKLILPILEDRVDMTIAQFPRAKIKGGFGLVKGLARRGIKVYTGMDMQSPLSGQRAMTKNVFNKILPFASGYGVEISLTIKTARMGFRVKEVPVQMTHAETGRDLKGFLHRGKQFRDILKELVLLSIKIGKIKNY